One window of the Microcoleus sp. AS-A8 genome contains the following:
- a CDS encoding S8 family serine peptidase — translation MGGLSASYVVTPVIASSISSIGEAGIEARKLHNPPYNLIGRKIAIGQVEIGRPGVFGFDKAVAWNPPTPLERAFYRNGPAKSDTNVDAHAAMVAGVMVSRDKGLPGVAPGARLYSTAVGSPTKGGQPEECLSAQYVTLQNGGDVRAINFSFGEPLERDTRPDATLDGNALLTQCIDWLSTVHNTLFVIAGNQGDGGIPIPTDNYNGVNTAYSTKRQGVFTKVDFPNLSAAPVGIGRRLIEREINVGDRRSISIVAPGSKIAAYSLDGKKTEVSGTSFAAPHITGTVALLQEFGDRQLQSKQRNWSTDSRRHEVMKAVLLNSAEKIQDSGNGLHLGMSRTILSKDNRTWLDSDAYKDPKIPLDYQMGTGQLNAFRAYQQFSPGQWRSTAAVQPIGWDYATVEASSFKDYVLDKPVKEKSFVSLTLAWNRLVELQDKNQNNAFDVGESFRDRGLNHLDLYLMPVDENNTSKSVCSSISAVDSVQHIFCPVPTAGRYKIRVQYRKQMNKPSQPYALAWWTVPR, via the coding sequence ATGGGAGGGTTAAGTGCCTCCTACGTCGTTACCCCAGTGATCGCTTCATCAATATCTTCAATCGGAGAAGCGGGGATCGAAGCACGTAAACTACATAACCCTCCCTACAACTTAATCGGTCGTAAAATTGCCATTGGTCAGGTGGAAATTGGTAGACCTGGAGTTTTTGGTTTTGACAAAGCCGTTGCCTGGAATCCTCCCACCCCTCTGGAACGAGCCTTTTATCGCAACGGTCCGGCTAAATCCGATACCAATGTGGATGCTCATGCTGCAATGGTGGCAGGGGTAATGGTCAGTCGAGACAAAGGTTTACCAGGAGTCGCACCCGGAGCAAGGCTCTATTCTACAGCCGTGGGTTCACCCACCAAGGGAGGACAACCGGAAGAGTGTCTATCCGCTCAGTATGTCACCCTGCAAAATGGGGGAGATGTGCGGGCGATTAATTTTAGTTTTGGCGAACCGTTGGAACGAGACACCAGACCGGATGCCACATTGGATGGGAATGCGCTTTTGACTCAATGCATTGATTGGTTATCCACCGTTCACAACACGCTGTTTGTGATTGCCGGGAACCAGGGGGACGGGGGTATTCCGATCCCGACAGATAACTACAATGGGGTGAATACCGCTTACTCAACCAAGCGACAGGGAGTGTTCACGAAAGTGGACTTTCCGAATTTAAGTGCTGCGCCAGTTGGGATTGGCAGACGTTTGATTGAACGCGAGATTAATGTTGGCGATCGCCGCTCCATTAGTATTGTTGCTCCCGGTAGCAAAATTGCGGCGTACAGTTTGGACGGGAAAAAGACTGAGGTGAGTGGGACGAGTTTTGCGGCTCCTCATATTACAGGAACAGTAGCGTTGCTTCAAGAATTTGGCGACCGTCAACTCCAATCCAAGCAGAGAAATTGGAGTACAGACTCCCGACGTCACGAAGTGATGAAAGCGGTGTTACTCAACTCGGCTGAGAAAATCCAGGATAGCGGCAATGGGTTGCACTTGGGAATGAGCCGTACCATTTTGAGCAAAGATAACCGCACCTGGTTAGACTCTGATGCCTATAAAGACCCCAAAATTCCGTTAGATTACCAGATGGGAACCGGACAACTGAATGCCTTCCGTGCTTACCAGCAATTTAGCCCGGGTCAATGGAGGTCAACGGCTGCCGTACAACCCATTGGTTGGGATTATGCGACAGTAGAGGCGTCATCCTTTAAGGATTATGTGTTAGACAAACCCGTGAAGGAAAAAAGTTTTGTGTCTCTGACGTTGGCGTGGAATCGTCTCGTGGAGTTGCAAGACAAGAATCAAAATAATGCCTTTGATGTGGGGGAGAGTTTTCGCGATCGCGGATTGAATCACCTTGACCTTTACCTCATGCCAGTGGATGAGAATAACACGAGCAAAAGTGTCTGTTCTTCCATCAGTGCGGTGGATAGTGTACAGCATATTTTCTGCCCAGTCCCGACTGCTGGTCGCTACAAAATCCGCGTTCAGTATCGCAAACAGATGAATAAACCATCCCAACCGTATGCCCTCGCTTGGTGGACAGTCCCTCGGTAA
- the rpe gene encoding ribulose-phosphate 3-epimerase — MTQTQSQKPIVVAPSILSADFSRLGEEIRAVDAAGADWIHVDVMDGRFVPNITIGPLIVEAIRPVTQKPLDVHLMIVEPEKYVEDFAKAGADIISVHCEHNASPHLHRTLCQIKELGKQAGVVLNPSTPLELIDYVLEVCDLVLIMSVNPGFGGQSFIPAVLPKIRKLRQMCDERGLDPWIEVDGGLKGNNTWQVLEAGANAIVAGSAVFKAKDYAEAIEGVRNSKRPEPQLAAV; from the coding sequence ATGACCCAAACGCAATCCCAAAAACCCATCGTTGTTGCCCCTTCTATCCTATCAGCGGACTTTAGCCGATTGGGAGAAGAAATTAGAGCCGTGGATGCCGCTGGTGCTGACTGGATTCATGTGGATGTGATGGATGGTCGGTTTGTCCCCAACATCACGATTGGTCCTCTGATTGTGGAAGCGATTCGTCCGGTTACCCAAAAGCCCCTGGATGTCCACCTGATGATTGTGGAACCAGAAAAATATGTGGAAGACTTCGCCAAGGCCGGAGCCGATATTATTTCCGTACACTGTGAACACAACGCCTCTCCCCATCTACACCGCACTCTCTGTCAGATTAAAGAATTGGGTAAGCAAGCCGGTGTAGTGCTAAACCCCTCAACGCCGTTAGAGTTGATTGATTATGTATTAGAAGTCTGCGACTTGGTGCTGATTATGAGCGTCAATCCCGGCTTTGGTGGTCAGAGCTTTATTCCTGCGGTACTCCCCAAAATCCGCAAACTGCGTCAAATGTGTGATGAGCGTGGACTCGATCCTTGGATTGAAGTCGATGGCGGACTCAAGGGAAACAATACCTGGCAAGTGTTAGAAGCGGGAGCCAATGCAATTGTGGCGGGTTCAGCTGTCTTCAAGGCCAAAGATTATGCAGAAGCCATCGAGGGGGTTCGCAATAGCAAGCGCCCTGAACCTCAGTTAGCGGCGGTTTAA
- a CDS encoding response regulator, whose product MNSCYSSTILLVEDDPGDVFRIQRAFRKSNLDSSLEVVTDGEKAIYYLNGEEPYQDRDRYPLPVLMLLDLKLPRRSGFEVLSWLRNESTIKHLPVVVLTSSDQPVDIERAYALGANSYLTKPPAPDALLEMVRVVGLYWLSFNRSLG is encoded by the coding sequence ATGAACAGTTGTTACAGTTCGACGATTTTGCTGGTGGAAGACGATCCGGGAGATGTGTTTAGAATTCAACGGGCATTCCGCAAATCCAACTTAGACAGTTCTCTAGAGGTTGTCACCGATGGAGAAAAAGCAATTTACTACCTGAATGGAGAGGAACCCTATCAAGACCGCGATCGCTATCCACTGCCAGTGTTGATGCTGCTCGACCTCAAACTGCCGCGACGCTCTGGCTTTGAAGTGCTTAGCTGGCTGAGGAATGAGTCTACTATCAAACATCTGCCAGTTGTGGTTCTAACGTCTTCCGACCAGCCGGTTGATATTGAGCGTGCCTACGCACTGGGAGCGAATTCTTACTTGACTAAGCCGCCCGCTCCTGATGCTCTACTAGAAATGGTACGGGTAGTTGGACTCTATTGGCTTTCTTTTAATCGTTCACTCGGATAG
- a CDS encoding class I SAM-dependent methyltransferase, which translates to MNQRRELPDWEQLYQEKNVESMPWFNPDLDPDLDQALTQLNLHSTTALDLGTGPGTQAMALAQRGFQVTATDLSVTAIQKAQQVAQEKGLDIVWKQDDILNSTLNQEFYFVLDRGCFHVFPPEQRANYIQVVINLIKPQGYLFLKCFSHLETRPEGPYRFTPDEIKDIFSGQFNVLSVQETVYHGTLSPLPHALFCILQKA; encoded by the coding sequence ATGAATCAACGACGCGAGCTACCTGACTGGGAACAGTTGTATCAGGAAAAGAATGTAGAATCCATGCCTTGGTTCAACCCTGATCTCGATCCAGATCTGGATCAAGCGTTAACCCAACTGAACCTTCATAGTACTACAGCCTTAGATCTGGGCACAGGGCCGGGTACTCAAGCGATGGCATTAGCCCAGCGAGGCTTTCAAGTCACAGCAACCGATCTTTCTGTAACAGCTATCCAGAAGGCACAACAGGTTGCCCAAGAAAAAGGTTTAGATATTGTTTGGAAACAGGATGATATCCTCAACAGTACTCTAAACCAAGAATTTTACTTTGTACTCGATCGCGGCTGTTTCCATGTGTTTCCCCCGGAGCAAAGAGCCAATTACATTCAGGTTGTCATTAACTTGATTAAGCCTCAGGGTTATCTATTCCTGAAATGCTTTAGCCACTTAGAAACACGTCCAGAGGGGCCTTATCGATTTACACCCGACGAAATCAAGGACATTTTCAGCGGTCAATTCAACGTTCTATCGGTTCAAGAAACCGTCTATCACGGTACACTGTCGCCACTTCCACACGCCTTATTTTGCATCCTGCAAAAAGCTTAA
- a CDS encoding GAF domain-containing protein — MTEVNVNDCDRSKEELIEELASLQQKVGELQAKKIAFDTLHELLLASITTAKTATGTLMIRTVLQQILKIAISLTNADESSLFLLDAEGRVSESILARGAVIRDIKQRLVGMVLDKGLAGWVSRNRKVGLVTDTMKDERWLTLPNEPYTVRSALSIPICRGKVLMAVITLMHPDPGHFSSQTAQLMQLCAEQMALIIENALLYVERHPSEPKSSQTVQQKDLELNVTHEQLSPEEQLSLLGIYIMFNDGKFMYTNPGVAAIFGYSFIEFITVESIFELILSNYHDLVMTHINQCFKSQNKYLYCKFKGQRKNGTSIDVQAYGTKTKLSGKAVIVGYLTMT, encoded by the coding sequence ATGACCGAGGTAAATGTGAATGATTGCGATCGATCCAAAGAAGAGCTAATTGAAGAATTGGCTTCACTCCAGCAAAAAGTTGGCGAACTTCAAGCTAAAAAAATAGCATTCGATACTCTTCATGAATTACTTCTAGCCTCAATTACAACGGCGAAAACGGCGACTGGAACGCTGATGATCCGTACCGTTTTACAACAGATTTTAAAAATTGCGATCAGCTTAACCAACGCTGACGAAAGTAGCCTATTTTTACTCGATGCTGAGGGACGAGTCAGTGAAAGTATCTTAGCTCGCGGTGCCGTTATCCGAGACATCAAGCAAAGGCTTGTCGGTATGGTTTTGGATAAAGGTCTTGCAGGCTGGGTGAGTCGCAACCGCAAAGTCGGACTTGTGACCGACACAATGAAGGATGAGCGCTGGCTGACGCTCCCTAATGAGCCTTACACCGTTCGTTCTGCACTCAGTATACCGATTTGTCGGGGGAAAGTGCTGATGGCTGTGATCACCCTGATGCATCCCGATCCGGGACATTTTAGCTCACAAACCGCTCAGTTAATGCAGTTATGTGCGGAGCAAATGGCTCTAATTATAGAAAATGCCTTACTTTATGTTGAACGCCATCCTTCAGAGCCGAAATCCAGCCAGACTGTACAGCAGAAAGACTTGGAATTAAACGTCACCCATGAGCAACTCTCTCCTGAGGAACAACTCTCGTTGCTCGGTATTTACATCATGTTTAATGATGGAAAATTTATGTATACCAATCCGGGTGTAGCCGCTATTTTTGGATACAGTTTTATTGAATTTATTACAGTCGAATCTATATTTGAACTCATATTATCTAACTATCATGATTTAGTGATGACTCATATCAATCAGTGCTTTAAATCTCAAAATAAGTATCTTTATTGTAAATTCAAAGGCCAACGAAAAAATGGCACTTCAATTGATGTACAAGCTTATGGAACAAAAACAAAGTTAAGCGGCAAGGCAGTGATTGTGGGATATCTCACTATGACTTGA
- a CDS encoding response regulator, with translation MKQLQPKTVLVVEDERSDLFSLERAFRQLGSEFVLQVVETGQEAVFYLEGKEPYSDRAQYPLPVLLILDLRLPGMSGLDLLKWIRQQPLFKELPIIAFTAYGNRDLPRAYELGLDFYLLKPAEANSLAEVLQALNLLER, from the coding sequence GTGAAACAACTACAGCCAAAGACAGTTTTAGTGGTTGAAGATGAGCGCTCTGACCTGTTTTCCCTAGAACGGGCGTTTCGGCAATTGGGGTCAGAATTTGTGCTTCAGGTTGTCGAAACTGGACAGGAAGCAGTTTTCTATCTTGAGGGAAAGGAACCTTATAGCGATCGCGCCCAATACCCTCTACCTGTCTTGCTCATCCTAGATCTGAGACTGCCGGGAATGTCCGGTCTAGATCTGCTCAAGTGGATACGCCAACAGCCACTCTTCAAAGAGTTACCAATCATTGCTTTCACAGCATACGGCAATCGCGATTTACCCCGTGCTTATGAGTTAGGACTCGACTTCTACTTACTCAAGCCAGCAGAAGCTAACTCATTAGCTGAGGTGTTGCAGGCGCTTAATTTACTCGAAAGATAA
- a CDS encoding RNA ligase: MNMGKGNSTDWTYVSYEKISENLNKWHLTESDYRVFKKNNWVVTEKIHGANFGIVTDGSEVRFAKRKEFLQPEEDFFDYKSLKAQLVEQAKKIFNILQAERNDLLKLFIYGELFGGEYPHPEVPSIPHIQAVQTGIFYCPTIEYCAFDMAVERIGNGLTRDYLNYDKALSLFQQVGMIGAEPLFIGKYEDALAYSPEFDSTIPALLNLPKLSFRNPAEGIVIKPVKLIHVETPKGKVRPILKIKIPEFAEDRRFHQATKWNSQKFSPLPTPTQGLSIEEELSQEMLALVTKKRLSNVISKIGRVSGSDEGRKPQIVQLLMQDILELFNEEWESIFSALSGESQQILMEQLHQESQKLVEVYLSQ, translated from the coding sequence ATGAATATGGGAAAAGGTAACAGCACTGACTGGACGTATGTGAGTTATGAAAAAATATCAGAAAATTTGAATAAATGGCATCTTACAGAATCCGATTATCGAGTCTTCAAAAAAAACAATTGGGTCGTAACCGAAAAAATCCATGGCGCTAATTTTGGCATAGTCACCGATGGCTCAGAGGTTCGTTTTGCCAAACGAAAAGAATTTTTACAGCCAGAAGAAGATTTCTTTGATTATAAATCTTTGAAAGCTCAATTAGTTGAGCAAGCCAAGAAAATATTCAATATTTTGCAAGCAGAACGAAATGACTTACTAAAACTGTTTATATACGGTGAATTATTTGGGGGAGAATATCCTCATCCAGAGGTTCCTTCTATTCCTCATATCCAGGCCGTTCAAACAGGTATTTTTTACTGTCCGACAATCGAATACTGTGCCTTTGATATGGCGGTTGAAAGGATCGGTAATGGGTTAACACGAGATTACCTAAATTATGACAAAGCGCTAAGCCTATTTCAGCAAGTCGGCATGATCGGCGCTGAACCATTATTCATCGGTAAATATGAGGACGCCTTGGCATATAGTCCAGAATTTGATTCTACTATCCCGGCTTTATTAAATTTACCGAAGTTGTCGTTCAGAAATCCGGCAGAAGGGATTGTGATTAAACCCGTTAAGTTAATTCATGTAGAAACTCCTAAGGGGAAAGTTAGACCGATTTTGAAGATAAAGATTCCAGAATTTGCTGAAGATAGGCGATTTCATCAGGCAACAAAATGGAATTCTCAAAAATTTAGTCCTCTTCCAACTCCAACTCAAGGATTGAGTATTGAAGAGGAGTTGAGTCAGGAAATGCTAGCGCTAGTTACAAAAAAACGATTAAGTAATGTTATCTCGAAAATTGGGAGAGTATCAGGAAGCGATGAAGGAAGAAAGCCGCAAATTGTTCAATTATTGATGCAGGATATTTTAGAACTATTTAATGAAGAGTGGGAAAGCATTTTCAGTGCTTTATCGGGTGAGAGTCAGCAAATTCTGATGGAACAGTTGCATCAGGAATCTCAGAAGTTGGTTGAGGTTTACTTGAGTCAGTAG
- a CDS encoding PAS domain S-box protein — MNHLVSPSTMPSLQRVAKVAAAFVVSIGCLVLIGWILDIDILKSVLPGLATMKANTALGFVLSGTSLFLLIEPSSKQRLAGRLCSLFVIAICLATLVEYVLGWNLGIDQLLATDDPQPINTLSPGRMSPLTAVCFTWIGIALWLSGAKTRQVTTALIRWVEVLSVLTSLSAVQVLIAYLYQVQAILGFIVYTHMAVHTALCFVVLSVGILLAHPHHGLVRVMTADSAGGVIARRLLPAAIAIPLILGWLRITSERMGLVQPAFGMSILIVLYISIFAGLILWNAQQLHRIDLQRQSAVKALQQANDELEARIGQRTTELRETDNRLTQSEERLSLAIEGAGMATWDLDLQTDKLLWSAQHFKLMGYEPVASGEATIEMWRSRVHSDDLTRVMQAMERAQREQTLFCPEHRIIRADNGQVVWLRVFGRFFYNEVGQAVRFIGILFDNTEKKQAQEERDRFFTLSLDMLCIAGVDGYFKQLNPAWERILGYTQAELMAQPFVSFVHPEDRARTSVEAERHARRTPAVNFENRYRCKDGSYKWLSWASVASPENGLLYSVARDVTARKQAEQQLEQQATTLQRQADLLELTYEAIIVRDEQGAITYWNRGAEEMYGWMREEAIGHVTHSFLHTQFPEPWVDFDKILLQQERWQGELTHACKEGQQIIVESRQVLIRNEQGIPTGFLEVNRDITERKQAEVDLQKYKDIFQFAEHGLAISRGTMFDRVNPAFAHMHGYTVEELLGKPILDLYPSECHTETIAFIQQLNEAGHLTYESSHVRKDGTVFPVFIDVTIVTDEQGNALYRIVNIFDITERKQAEAALRQTEERFRRAILDAPLPIMLHAEDGEVVQVNHAWTDITGYRPEELRTIAEWTEKAYGSQSSLVQADVKRLYHFEHRVFEGEYALTTRTGEKRLWDFYSAPLGKLPDGRCLVITTAIDVTEQRLVEQEQHRLASIVENSPDFIGTANLDGQLIYLNLAGRSMVGLEPTAPVNHLRGRDFHPPEYEDDMQHNILHTMIEQGFWEGESLMRHFQTGQLIPVHQIAFVNRDRQTGQPLSIATVARDIRERKRAEEAILDLNRELQRQLTESQTLLEVIPIGIGIATDPECKNIRVNPAFARQLGIPSTENASLSAPNQEKPSSFKVYTDGRELSPEELPMQYAVAHGVEVLDLEVDVVRDDGKVVTLLEYAAPLFDEAGKSRGCVAAFLDISDRKQAEAQVRQLNATLEQRVEERTAQLQEANKELEAFSYTVAHDLRAPLRGIQGFAQALVEDYGDRLDETAQEYIQYIFEGTDRMNELVQDLLAYSRLSREQIRLTSVRLTQIVAEAQAQLQSELRDRQAEITVTEPLPNVMGHRPILVQMVVNLLSNGMKFVVPGVQPQIRVWTQEQDNWVRLWIEDNGIGIEPQYQEQIFGVFERLHGREAYPGTGIGLAIVRKGAERLGGQTGVESTPGRGSRFWVELQGVR, encoded by the coding sequence ATGAATCATTTAGTTAGTCCCTCAACTATGCCCTCCTTACAAAGGGTTGCTAAAGTGGCGGCTGCCTTTGTGGTTAGCATTGGCTGTCTAGTACTGATCGGCTGGATTCTGGACATTGACATTCTCAAGAGCGTGCTGCCCGGTTTAGCCACCATGAAGGCGAACACGGCATTGGGCTTTGTTCTGTCTGGAACATCCCTATTTCTGTTAATAGAGCCTTCCTCCAAACAGCGTTTAGCGGGACGGCTATGCAGCCTTTTTGTGATTGCGATTTGCTTAGCAACGCTGGTTGAGTACGTTTTGGGGTGGAATCTTGGCATTGATCAATTGCTGGCTACCGATGATCCGCAGCCAATTAACACGTTGAGTCCTGGTCGGATGTCTCCGCTTACGGCTGTGTGCTTCACTTGGATTGGTATTGCTTTATGGCTGAGTGGAGCAAAGACACGACAGGTGACTACAGCTCTAATTCGTTGGGTTGAAGTCTTATCTGTTTTGACCAGTCTCAGTGCAGTACAGGTACTCATTGCTTATCTTTACCAAGTTCAAGCCATTCTTGGTTTCATTGTTTATACCCACATGGCAGTACATACAGCGCTCTGCTTTGTCGTGTTAAGCGTCGGTATTTTGTTGGCTCATCCGCATCATGGGTTAGTGCGGGTGATGACGGCAGACAGTGCTGGAGGCGTTATTGCTCGTCGCCTTCTACCTGCGGCGATCGCTATTCCCTTGATTTTGGGATGGCTCCGGATTACGAGTGAGCGCATGGGTTTAGTTCAGCCAGCGTTTGGCATGTCCATACTGATTGTATTGTACATTAGCATCTTCGCTGGATTGATTCTCTGGAATGCTCAACAGTTGCATCGCATCGATTTGCAACGGCAATCGGCTGTTAAAGCTCTACAGCAAGCCAATGATGAGCTAGAAGCCAGGATTGGGCAGCGCACCACCGAACTGAGGGAAACCGACAATCGCCTTACGCAAAGCGAAGAACGTTTGAGCCTAGCGATCGAAGGGGCTGGCATGGCGACTTGGGATTTGGATCTGCAAACAGACAAGCTATTATGGTCAGCCCAGCATTTCAAATTGATGGGCTATGAACCTGTCGCCAGTGGCGAGGCAACGATAGAGATGTGGCGAAGTCGGGTTCATTCGGATGACTTGACGCGAGTTATGCAGGCAATGGAACGCGCCCAACGCGAACAAACACTCTTTTGTCCAGAGCATCGCATTATCCGAGCAGATAACGGTCAGGTGGTTTGGCTGAGAGTGTTTGGGCGTTTCTTCTACAATGAGGTCGGTCAAGCCGTGCGCTTTATTGGCATTCTCTTCGACAATACGGAGAAAAAACAGGCGCAAGAGGAGCGCGATCGCTTCTTTACCCTTTCCCTCGATATGCTGTGCATTGCCGGGGTCGATGGCTACTTCAAACAGCTCAATCCAGCCTGGGAAAGAATCCTTGGCTATACTCAGGCAGAACTCATGGCTCAACCGTTTGTCAGCTTTGTTCACCCCGAAGACCGGGCGAGAACGAGTGTAGAGGCTGAAAGACATGCGCGTCGTACGCCCGCAGTCAACTTTGAAAATCGCTACCGTTGTAAAGATGGGTCATACAAGTGGCTTTCCTGGGCATCGGTTGCGAGTCCTGAAAATGGTTTGCTGTATTCCGTTGCGCGGGACGTGACGGCTCGTAAGCAAGCAGAGCAACAGCTAGAGCAACAGGCAACCACCTTGCAGAGACAGGCTGACCTGCTGGAGTTGACATACGAGGCAATTATTGTCCGGGATGAGCAAGGAGCGATTACTTACTGGAACCGGGGTGCAGAAGAGATGTATGGCTGGATGCGAGAAGAAGCGATCGGTCATGTGACTCACAGCTTTTTGCACACCCAGTTTCCAGAGCCATGGGTTGATTTCGACAAAATTCTTTTGCAGCAGGAACGCTGGCAGGGTGAGTTGACCCACGCTTGCAAAGAGGGTCAGCAAATTATCGTCGAGAGCCGTCAAGTGTTGATTCGCAACGAACAGGGAATACCAACCGGATTTTTAGAAGTCAATCGCGATATCACCGAACGCAAGCAAGCCGAAGTAGATTTACAGAAATACAAAGACATTTTTCAATTTGCAGAACACGGTTTAGCCATTAGTAGGGGAACCATGTTCGACAGGGTAAATCCTGCGTTTGCTCATATGCATGGTTATACCGTCGAGGAATTATTGGGCAAGCCCATCCTGGATTTGTATCCGTCTGAGTGCCATACAGAGACTATCGCTTTTATACAACAGCTTAACGAAGCTGGACACCTTACCTATGAGTCGAGCCATGTCCGTAAAGATGGAACCGTGTTTCCGGTATTTATCGACGTAACGATAGTCACAGATGAGCAAGGCAATGCGCTGTACCGGATTGTCAATATATTTGATATTACCGAACGCAAACAAGCCGAAGCCGCACTCCGACAAACTGAAGAACGGTTCCGACGTGCCATTCTGGATGCGCCCCTGCCCATAATGCTCCATGCTGAGGACGGAGAGGTTGTGCAGGTGAATCATGCCTGGACAGACATTACTGGATACCGCCCTGAAGAACTTCGCACGATCGCAGAATGGACGGAAAAAGCTTATGGTAGCCAAAGCTCGTTGGTTCAGGCAGATGTTAAGCGCCTATACCATTTTGAACACCGTGTCTTTGAGGGAGAATACGCGCTCACAACTCGCACAGGTGAAAAGCGCCTCTGGGATTTTTACTCCGCGCCCCTCGGTAAGCTACCTGACGGCAGATGTCTAGTGATTACGACGGCGATCGATGTGACAGAGCAGCGGTTGGTTGAACAAGAGCAGCATCGATTAGCTTCCATTGTCGAAAATAGCCCTGACTTTATTGGCACAGCCAACCTGGATGGGCAGTTGATTTACCTCAACTTAGCCGGTCGCTCAATGGTTGGGCTAGAACCGACAGCACCAGTGAACCACCTGCGGGGAAGGGATTTTCATCCCCCTGAGTATGAGGATGACATGCAACATAACATCCTTCACACCATGATCGAGCAGGGATTTTGGGAGGGAGAATCACTGATGCGTCACTTCCAAACTGGACAGTTAATCCCCGTTCATCAGATTGCCTTTGTAAACCGCGATCGCCAAACCGGTCAGCCGTTGAGTATTGCTACCGTTGCCCGTGACATTCGAGAGCGCAAACGCGCAGAGGAAGCGATTCTTGACTTGAACCGAGAACTCCAGCGCCAACTGACAGAATCTCAAACGCTGCTGGAAGTCATCCCGATTGGTATTGGCATTGCTACCGATCCAGAATGCAAAAACATTCGCGTCAACCCCGCTTTTGCAAGGCAATTGGGGATTCCCTCGACAGAAAATGCCTCGCTCAGTGCGCCGAATCAGGAAAAGCCAAGCAGTTTCAAAGTTTACACTGACGGTCGAGAACTATCCCCAGAGGAGCTACCCATGCAGTATGCCGTTGCTCACGGAGTTGAGGTGTTGGATTTGGAGGTTGATGTCGTTCGCGATGATGGCAAAGTGGTGACCTTGTTGGAATATGCTGCGCCGTTGTTTGATGAAGCAGGCAAGTCTAGAGGTTGCGTGGCTGCCTTTTTGGATATTAGCGATCGCAAGCAAGCAGAGGCACAAGTCAGACAACTCAACGCCACGCTAGAACAGCGGGTTGAGGAACGCACTGCCCAACTGCAAGAAGCCAATAAGGAATTAGAAGCGTTCTCCTATACGGTGGCTCATGACCTGCGGGCACCGCTACGGGGAATTCAAGGGTTTGCTCAAGCCTTAGTTGAGGATTATGGCGATCGATTGGACGAAACAGCGCAGGAGTATATTCAGTATATTTTTGAGGGCACCGATCGCATGAACGAACTCGTTCAAGATCTGCTGGCATACAGCCGCCTCAGCCGTGAGCAAATCAGGCTTACGTCGGTTCGTTTGACACAGATTGTGGCAGAAGCCCAAGCGCAACTGCAATCAGAGTTACGCGATCGCCAAGCCGAAATCACCGTTACAGAACCTTTGCCTAACGTGATGGGGCATCGTCCTATCCTGGTGCAAATGGTTGTTAACCTGCTGTCGAACGGCATGAAGTTTGTGGTTCCGGGAGTCCAACCGCAAATCCGGGTTTGGACTCAAGAGCAGGACAACTGGGTGCGTCTGTGGATTGAAGACAACGGCATTGGCATTGAACCACAATACCAGGAGCAAATATTTGGCGTCTTCGAGCGGTTGCATGGCAGGGAGGCTTATCCAGGGACGGGGATTGGATTAGCCATTGTGCGAAAAGGAGCAGAACGGTTGGGTGGCCAGACTGGTGTAGAGTCAACACCAGGAAGAGGCAGTCGATTTTGGGTGGAGTTGCAAGGAGTGAGATGA